Proteins encoded in a region of the Orcinus orca chromosome 8, mOrcOrc1.1, whole genome shotgun sequence genome:
- the CDC42EP2 gene encoding cdc42 effector protein 2, producing MSTKVPIYLKRGSRKGKKEKLRDLLSSDMISPPLGDFRHTIHIGSGGGSDMFGDISFLQGKFHLLPGTAVEEAEEDGGFELPFQFTRTATLCGRELPDGPSPLLKNAISLPVIGGPQALTLPAAQAPPKPPRLHLESPQPSPQPSPQEAGSVDIWRIPEAASTHSGLSPESGAEEPFLSHASSLLSLHVDLGPSILDDVLQIMDQDLGHLQIPT from the coding sequence ATGTCCACCAAGGTGCCCATCTATCTGAAGCGCGGCAGCCGCAAAGGCAAGAAGGAGAAGCTGCGGGACCTGCTGTCCTCAGACATGATCAGCCCACCACTGGGGGACTTCCGTCACACCATTCACATCGGCAGTGGTGGCGGCAGTGACATGTTCGGTGACATCTCCTTCCTGCAAGGCAAGTTCCACCTCCTGCCGGGGACGGCGGTCGAGGAGGCCGAGGAGGATGGTGGCTTTGAGCTGCCCTTCCAGTTCACGCGCACGGCCACCCTGTGCGGGCGGGAGCTCCCCGACGGGCCGTCCCCTCTGCTCAAGAACGCCATCTCCCTCCCGGTCATCGGCGGGCCCCAGGCACTCACCTTGCCTGCCGCCCAGGCCCCACCCAAACCCCCTCGCCTGCACCTGGAGAGCCCTCAGCCTTCCCCACAGCCCTCCCCGCAGGAGGCAGGGAGTGTGGACATCTGGCGGATTCCAGAGGCTGCCTCGACCCACAGTGGGCTGAGCCCCGAGTCTGGGGCTGAGGAGCCCTTCCTGTCCCACGCCAGCTCCCTGCTCTCCCTGCACGTAGACCTGGGGCCTTCCATCCTGGACGACGTTCTCCAGATCATGGACCAGGACCTGGGCCACCTGCAGATCCCCACATAG